The following proteins are encoded in a genomic region of Drosophila miranda strain MSH22 chromosome 4, D.miranda_PacBio2.1, whole genome shotgun sequence:
- the LOC108162306 gene encoding uncharacterized protein LOC108162306, with translation MRKSLILFEILTILCLTHGRTAKNWRQAMYDGCLEPLPNKNLDIWRLPKHWHRQYTYPPIYMNTVCPAEDSYVYLSLENLANPPLNYFPLLPVPFLLCTDYNHYAVLVFCYVEKREQDFQVFYNQSMVLTVEKRPMESIIKKSQICLKQFPEFKFFQNMTKVRFLNC, from the exons ATGAGAAAGTCTTTAATTTTATTCGAAATTTTAACAATATTGTGCCTCACGCATGGCCGAACTGCCAAGAACTGGCGTCAGGCCATGTACGATGGCTGTTTGGAACCTTTACCCAACAAAAACCTAGATATATGGCGT CTGCCCAAACACTGGCATCGCCAGTATACGTATCCGCCGATCTACATGAATACCGTGTGTCCTGCAGAAGATAGTTATGTGTATTTGTCGCTGGAAAATCTAGCCAATCCCCCATTGAATTATTTTCCCCTACTGCCAGTACCATTTTTATTGTGTACGGACTACAATCATTATGCGGTTTTGGTGTTTTGTTATGTGGAGAAAAGGGAACAGGATTTTCAAGTGTTTT ATAATCAATCCATGGTCTTGACTGTGGAAAAACGCCCAATGGAGTCGATTATCAAAAAAAGCCAAATATGTCTGAAGCAGTTTCCGGAGTTTAAGTTCTTTCAGAATATGACCAAAGTTCGGTTTTTAAACTGCTAG
- the LOC108162307 gene encoding uncharacterized protein LOC108162307, translated as MSNKKEAFHPTSFTNETMGTASPGREFLKKLLGKTVRVVLEDKLILIGILSCTDRDQNLILSDCATFLNEGEEPISRGDVMVPGEKISKISIPIALNMQKDIETKAENKKKEEQLPEEKGSDKMESQEQEHQEKAAEKTHLKED; from the coding sequence ATGTCCAACAAAAAGGAAGCTTTCCATCCGACATCCTTCACCAATGAGACCATGGGCACAGCTTCGCCGGGCAGGGAGTTCCTCAAGAAACTGTTGGGCAAGACCGTTCGAGTGGTGCTCGAGGATAAGCTCATTCTCATTGGAATCCTTAGCTGCACGGACCGTGATCAGAATCTAATACTCTCCGATTGTGCCACATTCCTGAACGAGGGAGAGGAGCCCATTTCCAGGGGAGATGTGATGGTCCCAGGGGAGAAAATATCCAAGATTTCGATTCCGATAGCATTAAATATGCAAAAAGATATAGAAACCAAAGCAGAGAACAAGAAGAAGGAAGAGCAACTGCCTGAAGAGAAAGGGTCCGACAAGATGGAGTCTCAGGAACAAGAGCACCAGGAAAAGGCAGCAGAGAAGACCCACTTGAAGGAGGATTAG